In the Pseudorasbora parva isolate DD20220531a chromosome 23, ASM2467924v1, whole genome shotgun sequence genome, one interval contains:
- the tmem126a gene encoding transmembrane protein 126A: protein MTDNVMPVKDTGQRQTASRTMFIEMLNKKFEKLPDIDKKLFSYGPIYLAGNAGFAGLIANSFFRRVLNVTQGRITSSLPMAVLPFLTTAALYTATVSNPIMSGDLNCPTCVLIRGALVGVVGGGIYPILLALPVNAGLAARYNSAPMPEKGNMMRFWMNLSKPVVRKMYVVLLLQGLFGTYLSSKHFDIYLKMLKIPDSDSEELYG, encoded by the exons ATGACGGACAACGTGATGCCTGTGAAAGACACAGGCCAACGCCAGACAGCATCCAGGACAATGTTTATTGAAATGCTGAATAAGAAGTTTGAAAAGCTCCCTGATATCGACAA AAAACTATTTTCATATGGCCCCATATATTTGGCTGGAAACGCTGGATTTGCAGGTTTGATAGCCAACAGCTTTTTCAGACGTGTACTCAATGTCACCCAAGGACGAATAACTTCCAGTCTTCCCATGGCTGTGCTGCCCTTTCTGACAACTGCAGCTCTGTACACCGCCACCGTCTCAAACCCCATAATGTCAG GTGACCTGAACTGCCCCACCTGTGTCCTAATAAGAGGGGCTTTGGTGGGTGTGGTTGGTGGTGGCATATATCCCATTTTGTTGGCCTTGCCTGTTAACGCTGGTCTTGCAGCCAG GTATAACAGTGCCCCAATGCCAGAGAAGGGCAACATGATGCGCTTCTGGATGAACTTGAGCAAACCCGTTGTACGAAAGATGTATGTTGTTCTATTGCTGCAGGGTTTGTTTGGAACCTACTTGAGCTCAAAGCACTTTGATATCTACCTAAAAATGCTGAAAATACCAGATTCTGACAGTGAAGAGCTTTATGGTTAG
- the crebzf gene encoding uncharacterized protein crebzf, with amino-acid sequence MITRKRGRNSLNDDVTSSSTSHESDGASKTSNTSETNTHTSPESDTNEWGLDDLLGSEFNWDLDNEVMDVFGNLESQTNDEMNQSAVLDVPISRNRGEGQRSKLQDFSGRIINKNAIAARMNRLKKKEYVSSLEHRVGSLTTENRVLKQENGNLNKRVEELENETRYLRAVLANESMLAQLLSRLSGVNGMKFSTSLFQESNENDHDYAMPRKRVKVEDKETAGGVCLHVDKDHVSVEFCTKCAESSSLSHKIFLLGAWSAMLDEWVTEHPCLLKSMWILLWGKLKSRDQQLASWPGKFKKDSTFFALCKSLSCLFRVDKEWWWFLPIRCIPQNSQIIQ; translated from the exons ATGATCACCAGAAAAAGAGGAAGAAACAGCCTTAATGATGATGTCACATCTTCAAGTACCTCCCACGAGAGTGATGGCGCTTCGAAAACCAGTAATACAagtgaaacaaacacacacacttctccaGAAAGTGACACCAATGAATGGGGCCTGGATGATCTGCTTGGCTCTGAGTTCAACTGGGACCTGGACAACGAGGTGATGGATGTTTTTGGCAACTTAGAATCACAGACCAACGATGAGATGAACCAAAGCGCAGTGCTTGACGTTCCCATATCCCGCAACAGAGGTGAGGGCCAGAGGTCGAAACTTCAAGACTTCTCCGGTCGGATCATCAACAAGAACGCCATTGCAGCAAGGATGAACCGACTGAAGAAGAAAGAATACGTTAGCAGCTTGGAGCATAGAGTTGGCTCATTGACAACGGAAAACCGCGTCCTCAAGCAGGAAAATGGGAATCTCAACAAGAGAGTGGAAGAGTTGGAGAATGAAACTAGGTACTTGAGAGCCGTGTTGGCCAATGAGAGCATGCTGGCTCAGCTGTTGTCTAGATTGAGCGGTGTGAACGGCATGAAATTCTCTACCTCGCTTTTCCAGGAATCCAACGAGAACGACCACGATTATGCCATGCCGAGGAAGAGGGTGAAGGTGGAAGACAAAGAGACAGCAGGTGGTGTCTGCCTGCATGTGGACAAAGACCACGTCTCGGTGGAATTCTGCACCAAGTGTGCTGAGAGTTCAAGCTTGTCGCATAAAAT TTTTCTTCTAGGTGCTTGGTCCGCCATGCTGGACGAGTGGGTCACAGAACATCCATGCCTGCTGAAATCCATG TGGATTTTGCTGTGGGGAAAGCTGAAGAGTCGGGACCAGCAGCTTGCATCATGGCCTGGTAAATTTAAAAAAG ACAGCACTTTCTTCGCTCTCTGCAAGAGCCTTTCTTGCCTCTTCAGGGTGGATAAAGAGTGGTGGTGGTTTCTTCCCATAAGGTGTATACCACAAAATTCTCAGATAATTCAGTGA